The Petrotoga mobilis SJ95 genomic sequence GAAGTTGCAAAAAGGATTGCAAGACATGTTGCTGCAGCTGAGGTAAACTATACAAACGATATAGAGGAAATAAAAAATGCAGAAGAACATTTCTACCAACTAATTAAATCTCGAATTTTCTTACCGAACAGTCCAACGATATTCAACGCAGGCAAAACAATGGACAGACAATTATTCAAAAAAGATATAGAAGAAACAACTTTAGAAGACTACAAAACAATTTTTGATTCAAGAACAAAACACAACATGTTATCTGCATGTTTTGTAATCCCTATGGACGACTCAATGAGCGCCATATTCGATGCGGTAAAAAATGCTGCTTTAATAATGAAATATGGAGGAGGAGTAGGATACGACTTCTCTGTTTTACGTCCAAAAGGTTCTTCTATCGCAGGAACAGGGGGAAAATCCTCCGGACCTATTAGCTTCATGCATGTTTTCAACACAGCAGCTTCCACGATAGAACAAGGTGGGGCAAGGCGGGCAGCTCAAATGGCTGTATTAAGGTATGATCATCCCGATGTCTTTGACTTTATAAATTCCAAAAAAGACAACAAAGGCAACAATGTCTTGAATTATTTCAACATTTCAGTAAACATTGACAACCCAAAAGAATTCAAAAAAATGCTCGAAGAAGATGGGGATCTCACCTTAGAACATCCCGCATCATCCATAAGAAAGACTATCAAGGCAAACGATTTAATGAACAAAATGGTAGAAAACGCATGGAAAACGGGAGATCCTGGGATGCTTTTCCTCGGCAGACACAATCAGTACTATGCTATGAGTGAGCATACTCCAGTCACTGCCACAAACCCATGTGGAGAAGAACCACTGCCACCCTTTGGAAGTTGTAATCTTGGCTCTATAGACGTTGCAAAACTAGTGGAAGACATGGATTTAGGAAATCCAAACTCGCCGGATATTTCAGAATTTCAAGAAATAGTATATTGGGCTGTAAGATTTTTAGATGACGTCATAGAATCAAACATCTACCCTCTGAAAGAAATTGAAGAAATATCGAAAAAGCAAAGATTTATTGGATTAGGAATGATGGGATTAGCAGATGCATTATACAAAAAAGAGCTACCCTACAACTCAGAACAAGCCAGAAAGTTCATGGCAAAATTAACCGCTGAATTAGCTTATTTCTCTCATGTTGCAAGTACTGAACTGGCCAAAGAAAGAGGCAATTTCCCGGACTTTCAACGATCCAAATACCCAAACGGTTTCATTCCATTTCCCATGTTGGATGACGAAATAGACGAAGACATAAAAGTGTGGAATGAAAAAATACGTCAACATTTTCAAGGCGAAGCCACAAAATACAAAAGAAATGTACAAACAAACACCATAGCCCCAACAGGTTCAATATCTAACTTAGCAGATACATCAAGTGGAATCGAGCCAAACTTCTTACTATCCTATGTAAGATACATGACCAACAAAGAAGGAGACAGAGTTCCTCTATCTTATATAAACCCAATATTAATGGAAAAAATAGGCACCAACATGACAGAAGAGTTAAAAGCAGAAATCATTGAAAAAGGAAGTATTCAAAATATAGACAGCATACCAAACGAAATCAAAAAAATATTTGTAACCTCTATGGATATACCACCAAAGGATCATCTATTAGCCCAACACGTAATTCAAAGTTATCTTGACGCCTCATGCTCTAAAACTATAAATATGCCTAAATCTTCAACTATAGAAGACGTTAAAGCTATCTATCTACAAGCATTAGAATTAAATTTAAAAGGATTAACTATTTACAGAGATGGGAGCCTTGAAACCCAAGTTCTAACCTCCTCATCTCAAGAAGAAAAAGAAACATCCGAAACACAAGGCAAAAGCGTTACATTCTTCGTATTGGACGAAAAGCATAAACTAAGGGCAAGGCCAAGAAAAGAAACCTTACGAAGCGTCACACGAAAGTTCAAACACGACACAGGAACGGTATACGTCACAGTCTCCTTCGATGATGCCGGAGAAGCGGTAGAAATCTTTCTATCAGATGGTACAGAAACGGCAGAGGTCATTGGAAGATTATCATCCATAGCTTTAAGAGCAGGCGTCTCAACGGATGAAATAGTTGAGCAATTAAAAAAAGTTAAAGGAACATATTGTAAAGGATTGGCACAGGAAATAAGCAAAGCCCTCAACGATTTCAACCAGTTATGGGGATCGAAAATAGAAGATTATGAAGTAATAAGAACGGGCACACCTAAAACCCGAGAAGAAGTAGAAAAATTTGTCTACGCCAATGACTTAAAATACGACAAAGGATATTATATAGACTCAGAAGGTAACGCATACTGTCCAAGCTGTCTATCTAAAAATACACTGGTAAATGAATCAGGCTGTGTCACCTGCACCACTTGCGGATGGTCAAAGTGTTCTTAAATGATATACAATAAGAAACAATACTAGAATTTGGTTTTGAAACAGGGTATATGGTTTTATTAAAGTTTCATGGAACAAGCGGTATGGCACCTTTCGTTACAAATTAAAGCGATGTCGTGAAAGACAATTACCTTGTTGGAATAACTTTATAACCCGCCTTCATGGCGGGTTTTTTGATTTTATTAATTTTTTTGTTCACAGTTTTGATAAGTTGAACCGACTTAATATAAAATAATGTTAACAATTTAACCTAATAATAGCATAGAAAAGCAAATGATGAGAAAAATCGTCTGTCGACCTCCAATAGGGTAAAAATCCCGGGGGGATCGACAGACAAGCGAAAAAAGTCACAAGCCTTATTACATGAGTATTTGAATTGAATCTTAACAATTTCTCAAAGTTTTGCTTGACAATCGTAATTTTTTATGATATAGTATTTGTAAGTATCTTATGCCTTTTTATCCTACCTATGAGGAATGGAAACCATGAAAGGGGGGAGGAACGTAAAATTTACTTATACTTTTTATCCTACCTATGAGGAATGGAAACTGCTTTGCTCTGTTCGCATAAACCAGCTCACAAAGCTTTTTATCCTACCTATGAGGAATGGAAACTTTGTTTTTCATAAGCTTTCTGCCCAGCGTAACCCGCCTTTTTATCCTACCTATGAGGAATGGAAACGAGATATTGACAATGAGAATACAAATGTATATACAATACTTTTTATCCTACCTATAAGGAATGGAGTTAGGGGAGAGGAATGGAAACGAGATTGCTTCAGAGCTTCGATGCAGTATGTTCTCGCTTTAAACGGATTTTGATGAATTGAAAGTGGGGGAGGAATGGAAACGAGTAGTTTATGTTGTATTCTACTCTCTTTAATAAATATCAAAAAATGTCCGTACCTATAAGAACCGTTGATATTTGTAGTAATAAGAATCTTCCTTGTCTTTCCTTAATGCTTCAGAAAAATCCTTATTTAGGTTTAGGGCACCTAGAATTCACCGTTTTCATTCGGAAATATTTGTTACCCAAATAAGAGTTATTTTAAGAGCTTCTTTCGACTTTTCCAAGTTTAGAATTCTCTAACCAAGGGTAGAGTCTTTTGAATAATTTAATTTTTATACAGGATCTTCTTAAAAAAACAACGGCCCCTCTTAGGAATGATAAAATAAAATTCCAAAAAAAATTCGCCTAGGGTATTTTTTTTGAAAATTCCGTCTGTTGCGTGGATGCAGAGGTATTATTGGCTCATGTTGATTTTGCCAGTTTGGGGCTATGATTTACTGCAATATTTTTTGCTAT encodes the following:
- a CDS encoding adenosylcobalamin-dependent ribonucleoside-diphosphate reductase, which gives rise to MRVLNKWIQKEPSKNAITILKDRYFLKDGEGNYLESTWDEVAKRIARHVAAAEVNYTNDIEEIKNAEEHFYQLIKSRIFLPNSPTIFNAGKTMDRQLFKKDIEETTLEDYKTIFDSRTKHNMLSACFVIPMDDSMSAIFDAVKNAALIMKYGGGVGYDFSVLRPKGSSIAGTGGKSSGPISFMHVFNTAASTIEQGGARRAAQMAVLRYDHPDVFDFINSKKDNKGNNVLNYFNISVNIDNPKEFKKMLEEDGDLTLEHPASSIRKTIKANDLMNKMVENAWKTGDPGMLFLGRHNQYYAMSEHTPVTATNPCGEEPLPPFGSCNLGSIDVAKLVEDMDLGNPNSPDISEFQEIVYWAVRFLDDVIESNIYPLKEIEEISKKQRFIGLGMMGLADALYKKELPYNSEQARKFMAKLTAELAYFSHVASTELAKERGNFPDFQRSKYPNGFIPFPMLDDEIDEDIKVWNEKIRQHFQGEATKYKRNVQTNTIAPTGSISNLADTSSGIEPNFLLSYVRYMTNKEGDRVPLSYINPILMEKIGTNMTEELKAEIIEKGSIQNIDSIPNEIKKIFVTSMDIPPKDHLLAQHVIQSYLDASCSKTINMPKSSTIEDVKAIYLQALELNLKGLTIYRDGSLETQVLTSSSQEEKETSETQGKSVTFFVLDEKHKLRARPRKETLRSVTRKFKHDTGTVYVTVSFDDAGEAVEIFLSDGTETAEVIGRLSSIALRAGVSTDEIVEQLKKVKGTYCKGLAQEISKALNDFNQLWGSKIEDYEVIRTGTPKTREEVEKFVYANDLKYDKGYYIDSEGNAYCPSCLSKNTLVNESGCVTCTTCGWSKCS